One genomic region from Corvus hawaiiensis isolate bCorHaw1 chromosome 21, bCorHaw1.pri.cur, whole genome shotgun sequence encodes:
- the REXO4 gene encoding RNA exonuclease 4, protein MAKQSPAVAQAAGPSTAARGKSKKRRKKKKKALGEAAAVSKSAAMAAVGPPRSPQEFSSNWKALQELLKQKANNSSKPLSTGQTDTKKKQPLKATKSPQVPAVNGNGTVVKTKSTNKMVTGSAKDSAPAGKPESKGVTVNKNLNGTKSNGKGCKEKKKNGIVVKEKDELKHKRRKAEEHVEQQPKEADIWFDDVDPKDIEAAIGPEAAKIARRNLGLETEQSQSVEQVLVKEKAFDGLTRAVAMDCEMVGVGPKGEDSIVARVSIVNQFGKCIYDKYVKPTEKVTDYRTAVSGIRPQNINTGEDFKTVQKEVAEILKGRILVGHALKNDLKVLFLDHPQKKIRDTQRYKPFKERVKSSRPSLKLLCEKLLNVQVQTAEHCSIQDAQAAMRLYTLEKKKWEAAVKNKANNKNCKT, encoded by the exons ATGGCGAAGCAGAGTCCTGCGGTGGCCCAGGCGGCGGGGCCGAGCACCGCGGCCCGCGGGAAGAgcaagaagaggaggaagaagaagaagaaggccCTCGGGGAAGCGGCGGCCGTGTCGAAAAGCGCCGCCATGGCGGCCGTAGGTcccccccgcagcccccaggAGTTCTCCTCCAACTGGAAGGCGCTGCAGGAG CTACTGAAACAAAAGGCAAATAACTCCAGCAAACCCCTCTCCACGGGTCAAACAGACACCAAAAAGAAGCAGCCACTCAAAGCAACCAAAAGTCCACAAGTCCCAGCAGTCAATGGGAATGGGACTGTGGTAAAGACCAAATCCACAAATAAAATGGTCACTGGTTCTGCTAAAGACAGTGCTCCTGCAGGCAAGCCAGAATCCAAGGGGGTTACAGTGAATAAGAACTTAAATGGCACCAAAAGCAACGGGAAAGgctgcaaagaaaagaagaaaaatggcattGTTGTGAAGGAGAAGGATGAGCTAAAACATAAGAGGAGGAAAGCTGAGGAACACGTGGAGCAGCAGCCCAAAGA GGCTGACATCTGGTTTGATGATGTTGATCCAAAAGATATTGAAGCAGCAATAGGACCTGAAGCAGCAAAAATTGCCAGAAGGAACCTGGGACTTGAAACGGAGCAATCCCAGTCTGTGGAGCAGGTGCTGGTGAAGGAAAAGGCTTTTGATGG GCTGACCCGAGCTGTGGCCATGGACTGTGAGATGGTGGGGGTGGGCCCCAAGGGCGAGGACAGCATCGTGGCTCGGGTGTCCATCGTCAACCAGTTTGGGAAGTGCATTTATGACAAGTATGTCAAGCCTACAGAGAAGGTGACAGACTACAGGACAGCTGTCAGTGGCATACGGCCTCAGAATATAAACACAG GTGAAGACTTTAAAACGGTTCAGAAGGAGGTTGCTGAGATCCTGAAGGGAAGGATTTTAGTTGGACACGCCTTAAAGAATGATCTAAAG GTCCTATTTCTTGATCATCCTCAGAAGAAGATCAGGGACACACAGAGATACAAACCTTTCAAAGAGAGAGTCAAG AGTTCCAGGCCATCCCTGAAGCtgctctgtgagaagctgctcaATGTTCAGGTGCagacagcagagcactgctcg ATCCAGGATGCACAAGCAGCTATGAGACTTTACAccttggagaaaaagaaatgggaagcTGCTGTTAAGAACAAAGCTAACAACAAAAATTGTAAAACTTAA